GTGACAAGCCTTTTCTACCAATAACTCGATGGGTAGTTTTTCATCCCTTACAAATTCCATCATCGCCGGAAGGAAGTGCTGAACCAAAGGACCACCGCTGGGAGCAGAGGTATAGGGGTTATTCTTTTCCTCAAGGGTATGTGGAGCGTGATCGGTGGCTAAAACATCAATACGGCCATCGATAACCGCTTCTAAAATCGCATCGCGATCGGAAGCTTCTTTTACCGCTGGATTCCATTTTATATGACTGCCTTTTTGCTTGTAGTCTTCACGGCTAAACCATAGGTGATGCACGCAAGCTTCGGCGGTAATCAATTTATCTTCGAGGGGAACATCCTTTTCGAATAAATCACATTCGTCTGCAGTGCTAATGTGAAATACATGCAAACGGGTATTATGCTTTTTAGCCAGTTCTACGGCCATGCTGGAAGAGAGTAAGCAAGCCTCACGACTGCGGATATCCGGATGCATTTCCATTGGGATATCGTCGCCATATTCTTCCATGGCTTTGGCCAAATTGGTGCGGATGGTTTCTTCGTCTTCGCAGTGGGTAATTACCGGAACTGGCGATTCAGAAAAGATCAACTCCAGGGCCTTGCGATCGTCTACCAGCATATTGCCGGTACTGCTGCCCATAAATACTTTTACACCGGGTACTTTGGTGGGATCCAGTTTGCGGATCTCATCAATATTATCGTTGGCACCGCCAAGGTTAAAACCATAGTTGGCCCAGGACTTTTCAGCTGCCAGAGCGTATTTCTCCTCCAACTTCTCGATAGTCGTAGCCGCAGGTTTGGTATTGGGTTGCTCAATATAGGAAGTGATTCCTCCCGCCACAGCAGCACGGGATTCACTGTAAATGTCACCTTTGTGAGTTAAGCCTGGCTCGC
The Croceimicrobium hydrocarbonivorans genome window above contains:
- a CDS encoding dihydroorotase, whose amino-acid sequence is MKKFLIKNARLVNEGEVQERDLYIAEGRIVKIDKNLSQRDSDTTIIDAAGSFVLPGIIDDQVHFREPGLTHKGDIYSESRAAVAGGITSYIEQPNTKPAATTIEKLEEKYALAAEKSWANYGFNLGGANDNIDEIRKLDPTKVPGVKVFMGSSTGNMLVDDRKALELIFSESPVPVITHCEDEETIRTNLAKAMEEYGDDIPMEMHPDIRSREACLLSSSMAVELAKKHNTRLHVFHISTADECDLFEKDVPLEDKLITAEACVHHLWFSREDYKQKGSHIKWNPAVKEASDRDAILEAVIDGRIDVLATDHAPHTLEEKNNPYTSAPSGGPLVQHFLPAMMEFVRDEKLPIELLVEKACHNPAKIFNIKERGFLREGYWADITIVDPSRPWRVAKENILYKCGWSPFEGTTFRARVSHTFVNGALVYENGKVLETKAAQRLEFDR